From one Dama dama isolate Ldn47 chromosome 4, ASM3311817v1, whole genome shotgun sequence genomic stretch:
- the LOC133055254 gene encoding putative zinc finger protein 826, whose translation MEKGLMSAVNVGNLLLLAVAFGIMREFTVEKNLTSAVNVGNLLLLALAFSITREFTVEKNLMSAVNVGNLLLLAVAFGIIRGFTIEKNLISSVNVGNLLLLVLAFSIIRVHSGERTYECSECRKSFINKSSLFDHQRIHTGERPFECSE comes from the coding sequence ATGGAAAAAGGCCTTatgagtgcagtgaatgtgggaaatcttttacTGCTAGCTGTGGCCTTTGGTATCATGAGAGAGTTCACAGTGGAGAAAAACCTTAcgagtgcagtgaatgtgggaaatcttttacTGCTAGCTCTAGCCTTCAGTATCACCAGAGAGTTCACAGTGGAGAAAAACCTTATGAGTGCAGTAaatgtgggaaatcttttacTGCTAGCTGTGGCCTTCGGTATCATCAGAGGGTTCACCATTGAGAAAAACCTTATAAGttcagtgaatgtgggaaatcttcTACTGCTAGTTCTGGCCTTCAGTATCATCAGAGTTCACAGTGGAGAAAGGACTTACGAGTGCAGTGAATGCAGGAAGTCTTTTATTAATAAGTCCAGTCTTTTTgatcatcagagaattcacactggagaaaggccttTTGAGTGCAGTGAATGA